A DNA window from Setaria viridis chromosome 2, Setaria_viridis_v4.0, whole genome shotgun sequence contains the following coding sequences:
- the LOC117844934 gene encoding G-type lectin S-receptor-like serine/threonine-protein kinase SD1-13: MDRTSKLTQRARDTAASPMAFVSSISVCTMALLLLAALCANSDDRLVPGKPLLPGTTIVSDGGDFAFGFFSPSNSTPEKLYLGIWYNKIPRLTVVWVANRATPAISSSAPSLVLTNTSHLVLSDVKGRVLWTTKATKAASSSKLLKLSTTGSAAVLMNTGNLILRSPNGTMLWQSFDHPTDTLLPGMKIWRSYKTDDGNRLVSWKSPEDPSPGTFSYSGETKLFPQIFIWNGSHPVWRSQVWTGYTITSQYYQLNTSIVVYLAFVDTVDKISMVFTVSDGALPMRIVMGYSGRLESRVWNNRVSSEWAMLGMSRPDYECSRYGYCGLSGYCDYTDATPTCKCLDGFQPVDKEEWSNARFSQGCQRKEPLRCSDGFLALPDMKVPDNFVRIGRKTFKECAAECSGNCSCVAYAYASLNGSTSNGDATRCLLWIGDHQLVDTQKMMAVHPYSTAGAESQETLYLRVAGMSGKRTKRNTLKVALQILAGAVVLTSILLIWVCKFRGRKTNTENHKKLMHGGFTTSDELGEEKTTNDFELPFLKFQDILVTTNNFSSTSMIGQGGFGKVYKGALEGGQEVAIKRLSRDSDQGIQEFRNEVVLIAKLQHRNLVRLLGCCVEGDEKLLIYEYLPNKSLDAIIFNRARNAPLDWPIRFKIIKGVARGLLYLHNDSRLTIVHRDLKASNVLLDAEMRPKIADFGMARIFGDNQENANTKRVVGTYGYMAPEYAMEGIFSAKSDVYSFGVLLLEVVSGIKISSVDRVPGYPNLIVYAWNLWKEGKAKDLVDKCIVENCLLDEASLCIHMGLLCVQENPDDRPLTSSVVFNLENRSTTLPTPNHPAYFVQRNSDMEQMREDIVNSKNTMSLTVMEGR; encoded by the exons ATGGATAGGACTAGCAAACTCACTCAGAGAGCCAGAGACACCGCAGCAAGTCCAATGGCATTCGTGAGTTCCATTTCGGTTTGCACCATGGCTCTCCTCCTCTTGGCGGCCCTGTGTGCTAATTCGGATGACCGGCTTGTCCCAGGCAAGCCGCTCTTGCCCGGCACCACCATCGTATCTGATGGCGGTGACTTCGCCTTTGGCTTCTTCTCCCCATCCAATTCCACTCCGGAGAAGCTATACCTTGGCATATGGTACAACAAGATCCCCCGGCTCACCGTGGTGTGGGTTGCTAATCGGGCAACaccggccatctcctcctcaGCTCCTTCTCTTGTTCTGACCAACACCTCTCATCTTGTCTTGTCCGATGTCAAAGGCCGTGTTCTCTGGACAACCAAAGCCACCAAAGCTGCAAGCTCCTCAAAATTGCTGAAACTGAGTACTACCGGATCAGCGGCGGTGCTTATGAATACAGGCAATCTCATCCTCCGTTCACCGAACGGCACAATGCTGTGGCAAAGCTTCGACCATCCGACTGACACTCTCCTCCCGGGTATGAAGATATGGAGGAGCTACAAGACTGATGATGGCAACCGCCTTGTTTCTTGGAAAAGCCCAGAGGACCCCTCGCCAGGCACCTTCTCCTACAGTGGAGAGACAAAATTATTTCCGCAGATCTTCATCTGGAACGGTTCGCACCCAGTATGGCGTAGCCAAGTATGGACAGGGTACACGATCACTAGTCAGTACTACCAGCTGAACACTAGCATTGTGGTATACCTAGCATTTGTTGATACTGTCGATAAGATATCCATGGTCTTCACCGTGTCTGATGGTGCACTACCCATGCGGATTGTGATGGGTTACTCTGGCAGGTTAGAATCACGAGTTTGGAATAATAGAGTTTCATCAGAGTGGGCAATGCTTGGAATGTCGCGGCCGGACTATGAGTGTAGCAGGTACGGCTACTGCGGGCTCTCCGGTTACTGCGACTATACAGATGCTACCCCAACTTGCAAGTGCCTTGATGGGTTCCAGCCCGTGGACAAGGAAGAATGGAGCAATGCCAGATTCTCGCAGGGATGCCAGCGAAAGGAGCCCCTTCGATGTAGTGATGGTTTCTTGGCGCTGCCAGACATGAAGGTGCCTGACAACTTTGTGCGCATTGGGAGAAAGACCTTCAAGGAATGCGCGGCTGAGTGCAGTGGCAATTGCTCTTGTGTGGCGTACGCTTATGCGAGTTTGAATGGCAGCACATCAAATGGCGATGCGACGAGGTGCCTTTTGTGGATTGGTGATCATCAGCTTGTTGACACGCAGAAGATGATGGCAGTACATCCCTATAGCACTGCTGGTGCCGAGAGTCAAGAGACGCTGTATCTCCGAGTTGCAGGCATGTCAG GTAAaaggacaaaaaggaacacacTAAAAGTTGCGCTACAAATTTTAGCAGGTGCCGTTGTTCTCACTTCCATTTTACTTATATGGGTCTGCAAGTTCAGAG GAAGGAAAACAAATACGGAAAATCACAAGAAGCTAATGCACGGAGGTTTTACTACTTCAGATGAACTTGGAGAAGAAAAAACTACCAATGATTTTGAACTTCCATTTCTGAAATTCCAAGATATTCTTGTCACAACAAACAATTTCTCCAGTACATCTATGATTGGACAAGGAGGTTTCGGAAAAGTTTACAAG GGGGCATTAGAAGGTGGTCAAGAGGTTGCTATCAAAAGACTTAGTAGGGACTCTGATCAAGGAATTCAGGAGTTCAGAAATGAAGTTGTTCTAATTGCTAAGCTACAACACAGAAACTTGGTTCGACTTCTTGGTTGCTGCGTTGAGGGAGATGAAAAGCTGTTGATTTATGAGTACCTACCTAATAAAAGCTTGGATGCTATCATTTTCA ATCGCGCAAGAAACGCACCACTTGATTGGCCAATAAGGTTCAAGATAATCAAAGGAGTTGCAAGGGGACTTTTATACCTCCATAATGATTCAAGATTGACAATAGTTCATAGGGATCTCAAAGCTAGTAATGTGTTACTAGATGCAGAGATGAGACCCAAGATAGCTGACTTTGGTATGGCAAGGATCTTTGGTGATAATCAAGAAAATGCTAATACCAAGCGAGTTGTTGGGACATA TGGTTATATGGCTCCGGAGTATGCAATGGAGGGCATTTTCTCTGCAAAGTCTGATGTCTATAGCTTTGGTGTCCTACTTTTGGAGGTTGTGAGTGGTATAAAGATAAGCTCTGTTGATCGTGTCCCAGGATACCCAAACCTAATAGTCTAT GCGTGGAACCTTTGGAAGGAAGGGAAAGCAAAAGATCTGGTAGACAAATGTATTGTTGAGAACTGTTTACTAGATGAGGCTTCACTTTGCATCCACATGGGGCTCTTGTGTGTGCAGGAAAATCCTGATGATAGGCCATTGACGTCTTCTGTTGTGTTCAACTTGGAGAATAGATCCACAACACTACCAACGCCAAATCAccctgcatattttgtacagaGAAATAGTGATATGGAGCAAATGAGAGAAGACATTGTGAACTCTAAGAACACAATGTCTCTTACAGTCATGGAGGGGAGATAG
- the LOC117844935 gene encoding receptor-like serine/threonine-protein kinase SD1-8: MAFMSSISVCTMALLLLAALCASDDRLVPGKPLLPGTTIVSDGGDFAFGFFSPSNSTPEKLYLGIWYNKIPRLTVVWVANRATPAISSSAPSLVLTNTSHLVLSDVKGRVLWTTNTTKAASSSPLPRSNATGGSVAVLIDTGNLILRSPSGMVLWQSFDHPTDTMLPGMNIRYHKTHEVNRLFSWNGPDDPSPGAFSIGTKTETFIQVFIWNGSLPEWRGAVWTGATVTSQQFFQVNTTNVVYTAFVDSIDEMSMVFTVSDGAPPLRSVMSYSGRLEVSVWNRDSSEWAMLLVWPEYECRKYGYCGLSGYCDHTDATPTCKCLDGFEPVDKEEWSSARFSRGCKRKEVLRCSDGFLALPGMNVPDNFVRIGRKTIKECAAECSGNCSCVAYAYANLNGSTLDGDATRCLLWIGDHQLVDTQKMQGVRPYNAAGADSQGETLYLRVAGLSGTISYHKTFYQNQVFAYKCHSHCGMWSPYQELYVFDQNMTWQATVVHLPGERTKANAVKIILSALASVIVLTSIILIWICKFRDCERNAKLDWPIRFKIIKGVARGLLYLHHDSRLTIVHRDLKSSNVLLDAEMRPKIADFGMARMFGDNQENANTRRVVGT; encoded by the exons ATGGCATTCATGAGTTCCATTTCGGTTTGCACCATGGCTCTCCTCCTCTTGGCGGCCCTGTGTGCTTCGGATGACCGGCTTGTCCCAGGCAAGCCGCTCTTGCCCGGCACCACCATCGTATCTGATGGCGGTGACTTCGCCTTTGGCTTCTTCTCCCCATCCAATTCCACTCCGGAGAAGCTATACCTTGGCATATGGTACAACAAGATCCCCCGGCTCACCGTGGTGTGGGTTGCTAATCGGGCAACaccggccatctcctcctcaGCTCCTTCTCTTGTTCTGACCAACACCTCTCATCTTGTCTTGTCCGATGTCAAAGGCCGTGTTCTCTGGACAACCAACACCACCAAAGCTGCAAGCTCCTCACCATTGCCAAGATCAAATGCTACTGGTGGATCAGTGGCAGTTCTTATTGATACAGGCAATCTCATCCTACGGTCACCGAGCGGCATGGTGTTATGGCAGAGCTTTGACCACCCGACTGACACGATGCTCCCTGGCATGAATATAAGGTACCACAAGACACATGAAGTAAACCGCCTTTTTTCTTGGAACGGCCCTGACGACCCCTCGCCGGGTGCCTTCTCCATTGGCACAAAGACAGAAACGTTCATCCAGGTCTTCATCTGGAACGGTTCGCTCCCAGAATGGCGCGGCGCAGTATGGACGGGTGCCACAGTCACCAGCCAGCAGTTCTTTCAGGTGAACACCACTAATGTTGTATACACAGCATTTGTTGACAGCATCGATGAGATGTCCATGGTCTTCACCGTCTCTGATGGTGCACCTCCCTTACGGTCAGTTATGAGCTACTCTGGTCGGTTAGAAGTTAGTGTTTGGAATAGGGATTCGTCGGAGTGGGCAATGCTTTTAGTGTGGCCGGAGTACGAGTGTAGAAAGTACGGCTACTGCGGGCTCTCTGGATACTGCGACCACACAGATGCCACCCCAACTTGCAAGTGCCTTGACGGGTTCGAGCCTGTGGACAAGGAAGAATGGAGCAGCGCCAGGTTCTCGCGGGGATGCAAACGAAAGGAGGTGCTTCGATGCAGTGATGGTTTCTTGGCGCTGCCCGGTATGAATGTGCCCGACAACTTTGTGCGCATTGGGAGGAAGACCATCAAGGAATGCGCGGCTGAGTGCAGTGGCAATTGCTCTTGTGTGGCGTACGCTTATGCAAATTTAAATGGCAGCACATTAGATGGTGATGCGACGAGGTGCCTTTTGTGGATTGGTGATCATCAGCTTGTCGACACACAGAAGATGCAGGGTGTGCGTCCCTATAATGCAGCTGGTGCTGATAGTCAAGGAGAGACGCTATATCTCCGAGTTGCAGGCTTGTCAGGTACCATTTCATATCATAAGACCTTCTATCAGAACCAAGTGTTCGCCTATAAGTGTCATTCCCACTGTGGCATGTGGTCTCCCTATCAGGAGCTATATGTTTTTGATCAGAACATGACTTGGCAGGCCACTGTTGTTCATTTACCAG GTGAACGGACAAAAGCAAATGCAGTAAAGATTATTCTATCAGCTTTAGCGAGTGTTATTGTTCTCACTTCCATTATACTTATATGGATCTGCAAGTTCAGAG ACTGTGAAAGAAATGCAAAGCTTGATTGGCCAATAAGGTTCAAGATTATCAAAGGAGTTGCCAGGGGACTACTTTACCTCCATCATGATTCAAGACTGACAATAGTTCATAGAGATCTCAAATCTAGTAATGTTTTGCTAGATGCAGAGATGAGACCTAAGATAGCAGACTTTGGTATGGCAAGGATGTTTGGTGACAACCAGGAAAATGCAAATACAAGAAGAGTTGTTGGGACATAG
- the LOC140221937 gene encoding cysteine-rich receptor-like protein kinase 10, whose translation MAPEYAMEGIFSVKSDVYSFGVLLLEVVSGIKISSVDRIPNYPNLIVYVSKYYYLQSKGFKCLVLFEGKARDLVDKCIVENCLLDEASLCIHMGLLCVQEKPEDRPFMSSVVFNLENGCPTLPAPNHPAYFAQRNCDMVQMREDIMNSMNTVTLTAIEGR comes from the exons ATGGCTCCTGAGTATGCAATGGAGGGTATTTTCTCAGTGAAGTCTGATGTCTATAGCTTTGGCGTGTTACTATTGGAGGTTGTAAGTGGTATAAAGATAAGCTCTGTTGATCGCATCCCAAATTACCCAAACCTAATAGTCTATGTAAGCAAATATTACTACTTGCAGAGTAAGGGTTTTAAGTGTTTAGTATTATTC GAAGGCAAAGCAAGAGATTTGGTAGACAAATGTATAGTTGAGAACTGCTTGCTAGATGAAGCATCACTTTGCATCCATATGGGGCTTTTGTGTGTACAGGAAAAACCTGAAGATAGGCCATTCATGTCTTCTGTTGTGTTCAATTTGGAGAATGGGTGCCCAACACTACCAGCGCCAAATCACCCTGCATATTTTGCACAAAGAAATTGTGATATGGTGCAAATGAGAGAAGATATTATGAACTCTATGAACACAGTGACTCTTACAGCAATAGAGGGGAGATAG
- the LOC140221719 gene encoding G-type lectin S-receptor-like serine/threonine-protein kinase B120 — MEWSRSTSTCITAAVLLLLPRLCSPAGDKLTRGESLLPGETIVSNGGAFVLGFFAPSDAAPGRQYLGIWYNNITVTASTVVWVANRDAPVIIGEGSGGNSSAAPSLALANDTSSLVLADASGRVVWTANITAAMSSGSATGSTAAVLQNDGNLVILSPNAAKPLWQSFDHPTDTFIPGMKVGLRRRTRDDGVDGWRIVSWKGPGDPSPGSFSYGMDPNTSLQLLLWNGTRIYWRGTPWTGYPTVSRYHPATGTVIYVAVVDGEEEIYTTFSVNEGAPPTRYVVTGAGKFQLLSWNRNASAWTTLESLPGRGCSPYGSCGAYGYCHHTQTAATCRCLDGFEPASRAEWSRGVFSRGCRRSQALAPCGGGGEGDAFLAMPSMKVPDKFVLLGNMTSGDECAAACRRDCACEAYAYASLRSSSAKGDIARCLVWTGELVDTQMIGAFWGVTAETLNLRVPAGFTGKKRGTKTLKILLPVLASVLIVTCSVLVWFCKCRSKGKRRSSESEKKLVPGSVRASSELGEGNPSEDLEFPSIQFSDIVAATDNFSRECMIGRGGFGKVYKGTFLGGRVVAVKRLSKDSEQGIEEFKNEAILISKLQHRNLVRLLGCCTEGAERLLIYEYLANKGLDAILFDSERKSLLDWPTRFGIIKGVARGLLYLHQDSRLTVIHRDLKASNVLLDAEMRPKIADFGMAKIFGENQQKANTKRVVGTFGYIAPEYQTEGVFSVKSDVYSFGILVLEIVSGVRISSTDDIMGSPGLVAYAWKLWKEGNASDLVDASIVESCALDELLLCIHVGLLCVQDDPNGRPLMSSVVSILENGSVSLPAPDQPAYFAERNSKLQGKGGDVETSKNSMTMTVLQGR; from the exons ATGGAGTGGTCACGTTCCACTTCCACCTGCATCacggccgccgtcctcctcctcttgccGCGCCTGtgctcgccggccggcgacaAGCTGACCCGCGGGGAGTCGCTGTTGCCCGGTGAGACCATCGTGTCCAACGGCGGCGCCTTCGTGCTCGGCTTCTTCGCCCCCTCTGACGCCGCGCCGGGCAGGCAGTACCTCGGCATATGGTACAACAACATCACCGTGACCGCGAGCACCGTGGTGTGGGTCGCCAACCGGGACGCGCCGGTCATCATCGGCGAGGGTTCCGGCGGCAACTcttccgccgcgccgtcgcttGCGCTGGCCAACGACACCTCCAGCCTCGTCCTGGCCGACGCCAGCGGCCGCGTCGTCTGGACGGCGAACATCACCGCCGCCATGAGCTCGGGTTCTGCAACTGgttcgacggcggcggtgcttcagAATGACGGTAACCTCGTCATCCTGTCGCCGAACGCCGCGAAGCCGTTGTGGCAGAGCTTCGACCACCCGACGGACACGTTCATCCCGGGCATGAAGGTCGGgctgcgccgccgcacgcgcgaCGACGGGGTCGACGGCTGGCGCATCGTGTCGTGGAAGGGCCCCGGCGACCCCTCGCCGGGGAGCTTCTCCTACGGCATGGACCCGAACACGTCGCTCCAGCTGCTGCTGTGGAACGGGACGCGTATCTACTGGCGCGGCACGCCCTGGACGGGGTACCCAACCGTAAGCAGGTACCACCCCGCCACCGGCACGGTCATCTACGTGGCGGTCGTAGACGGTGAGGAGGAGATCTACACGACCTTCTCCGTCAACGAAGGCGCCCCGCCGACGCGGTACGTGGTGACCGGCGCCGGCAAGTTCCAGCTGCTGAGCTGGAATCGCAACGCGTCGGCGTGGACCACGCTCGAGTCCTTGCCAGGCCGCGGGTGCAGCCCCTACGGCAGCTGCGGCGCCTACGGCTACTGCCACCACACGCAGACCGCGGCGACGTGCAGGTGCCTCGACGGCTTCGAGCCCGCTAGCCGAGCGGAGTGGAGCCGCGGCGTGTTCTCGCGGGGCTGCCGCCGGAGCCAGGCCCTGGcaccgtgcggcggcggcggtgagggggATGCGTTCTTGGCGATGCCCAGCATGAAGGTGCCGGACAAGTTCGTGCTCCTCGGGAACATGACCTCCGGCGACGAGTGCGCCGCAGCGTGCCGCCGGGACTGCGCCTGCGAGGCGTACGCGTACGCGAGCCtgcgcagcagcagcgccaaAGGGGACATCGCGCGGTGCCTGGTGTGGACCGGGGAGCTGGTCGACACGCAGATGATCGGCGCCTTCTGGGGCGTGACCGCCGAGACGCTTAACCTCCGGGTTCCTGCCGGATTCACAG GCAAAAAGAGAGGGACAAAAACTCTGAAAATTTTACTGCCAGTGTTGGCAAGTGTTTTGATAGTCACATGCAGTGTCCTTGTTTGGTTTTGTAAATGCAGATCCAAAG GTAAGAGAAGAAGCAGTGAAAGTGAGAAGAAGCTGGTGCCTGGCAGTGTGCGCGCTTCAAGTGAACTTGGAGAAGGAAACCCCAGTGAAGATCTTGAATTCCCTTCCATACAGTTCAGTGATATTGTTGCGGCAACAGATAACTTCTCGAGAGAATGTATGATCGGGCGCGGAGGTTTTGGCAAAGTTTACAAG GGGACATTTTTAGGTGGTCGTGTAGTTGCTGTCAAGAGGCTCAGCAAGGATTCTGAACAAGGGATAGAGGAATTCAAGAATGAAGCTATTTTGATCTCCAAACTCCAGCACCGGAACTTGGTTCGGCTTCTCGGTTGCTGCACAGAGGGAGCTGAGAGGTTGCTGATATATGAGTACTTGGCCAATAAAGGCCTAGATGCTATCCTTTTCG ACAGCGAAAGGAAATCTCTGCTGGATTGGCCGACAAGATTCGGGATCATCAAGGGCGTGGCTAGGGGACTTCTGTATCTCCATCAAGATTCAAGGCTGACAGTGATACATAGGGACCTTAAAGCAAGCAATGTCTTGTTGGATGCAGAGATGAGACCCAAAATAGCAGATTTCGGTATGGCCAAGATATTTGGCGAAAACCAGCAAAAGGCAAACACTAAGCGAGTTGTCGGAACATT TGGCTACATAGCTCCTGAATATCAAACTGAGGGCGTCTTTTCTGTCAAGTCTGACGTCTATAGCTTTGGCATATTGGTCCTGGAAATTGTAAGTGGCGTCAGGATAAGCTCTACTGATGACATCATGGGGTCTCCGGGCCTTGTAGCCTAT GCATGGAAGCTGTGGAAGGAAGGGAATGCAAGTGACCTGGTAGACGCATCCATCGTGGAGAGCTGCGCGTTGGATGAACTCTTGCTCTGCATCCACGTCGGGCTCCTGTGCGTCCAGGACGACCCCAACGGCAGGCCGCTCATGTCCTCTGTCGTGTCCATCCTGGAGAACGGGAGCGTGTCACTGCCGGCGCCCGATCAGCCGGCGTACTTCGCAGAGAGAAATTCTAAGCTGCAAGGAAAAGGAGGTGATGTTGAGACCTCCAAGAACTCCATGACCATGACAGTTCTTCAGGGACGGTAG